A window of Enoplosus armatus isolate fEnoArm2 chromosome 3, fEnoArm2.hap1, whole genome shotgun sequence contains these coding sequences:
- the mst1rb gene encoding macrophage-stimulating protein receptor — MVHWTTQWGTCVWLQTLLAFALANCSSLTPNPVNFSVVYTMPFFQARGPIQNIVNNSFYQEVYVASQNVIEAVNRSLEKVWELRTGPVGSPDCQICDLCDVDKDPNFLEDTNNQVLLLDTLFMYLYSCGSSQYGVCYFHQLNPDGELPSLSKCLFRKDSNSAAYCPDCVASPLGTKVTMVEEGQTVYFFVAATVNDSVTQRYGRKSISVRRPLATEDGFYSDVRGLTVLPALRRTYHIEYVYSFFTQEFVYFLSVQRENPDYDSSPFQTRLGRLPRNEWEMKRYREVILECRFEPKRRRRNVASEPYKDVVYNVVQAAHFGKAGRELAEELGAEEEDDILYGVFAVTDDNGVTEHDSALCAFPMDNVNKAIVDGVDDCCESGPEQLSRGLCHFQPCESCPHESMENNATCRDHPTMVSKPYYRVDLFNRQMTNVLLTSLLVTTIENKTVAHIGTSTGRLLQLVLTRSSPIIFANYSLVENQRVSSIAAVYSSEYLLFVVGDKMIQVPQRGPGCQHFLTCAMCLTAPKFMGCGWCSGVCSWESECHSRWRNESCPPGITGFFPRTAPPDGQTEVTVCGWEFQSPSRPVITSRTHQVRLGQTACTVLPVKSNSTHLVCKIRSGATELSKPVNITVEVHEGKVDGRYSIDGKAEMPGFTFVIPNITEIQPNYGPRVGGTLITVTGPHLDAGKTRRVTLNDVPCPIKRVTKPKGNVSSIICLSQHISEVRDVPLSVFIDKSPVLTTKVFYYKENPQITAVLPGCSFDRGSKIVIEGENLDSVYRTIIRFKPNESHLKPVTRECIGKSLPTRMECSSPVFPRDETEEGELSFDMDGALGLWNKEFSYHPYGEPIPFETEGHVLSLYPGFDEVSLHHQKLNLVSSCMTIIMTVAGVNCDAKVLDNEITCRIPKNMTIPSEGLPVKISINGQVHNVGTVVRVSNHYMVGIVLGILAALVAGAVLAFVVMKHLRKKKKASMVESRLAHSAHRSGTNNVELSPVGDYRRVVSLSPPTPLVGPVVFPSLAYAAGSIDPTLTPLMPPEKISISSFRPELLEEVKDVLIPAEMLIVQHHRIIGKGHFGTVYHGYFTDHNNREIHCAVKSLNRITDVEEVEQFLKEGIIMKGFHHSNVLSLLGILLPQEGLPLVVLPYMKHGDLRHFIRCEKRNPTVKDLIGFGLQVAKGMEYLAQKKFVHRDLAARNCMLDESYTVKVADFGMARDVFDKEYYSVQDHRKAKLPVKWMAIESLQTQKFTSKSDVWSFGVLMWEMLTRGASPYPEVDPYDITHYLLKGRRLPQPQYCPDPLYSIMLQCWDPDSELRPSFATLVSAVSTILSGLEGEHYISLNVTYVNLDQPRPYPALTESADEYDSTDIEDSGSVSS, encoded by the exons ATGGTCCACTGGACCACACAGTGGGGGACATGTGTCTGGCTCCAGACTCTGCTTGCCTTTGCCTTGGCCAACTGTTCCTCACTTACACCCAATCCTGTCAACTTCTCTGTGGTTTACACCATGCCCTTCTTCCAGGCCCGGGGCCCCATTCAGAACATAGTCAACAACTCGTTTTACCAGGAGGTGTATGTTGCCTCTCAGAATGTGATCGAAGCTGTCAACAGAAGCTTGGAGAAGGTGTGGGAGCTCCGCACTGGGCCAGTGGGAAGCCCAGATTGTCAGATATGCGATTTGTGCGACGTTGACAAGGATCCCAACTTTCTGGAGGACACAAACAACCAGGTCTTGTTGTTGGATACtctctttatgtatttatactCTTGTGGAAGTTCTCAGTATGGTGTATGCTATTTTCACCAACTTAATCCAGATGGAGAGTTGCCTTCTCTTTCTAAGTGTTTGTTCAGAAAAGATTCGAACTCTGCCGCCTACTGTCCTGACTGTGTGGCCAGCCCTCTTGGTACCAAAGTCACCATGGTGGAAGAGGGTCAGACAGTCTACTTCTTTGTTGCTGCCACTGTCAATGACAGTGTGACCCAGCGTTACGGAAGGAAGTCTATATCAGTGCGTAGACCACTGGCCACAGAAGATGGTTTCTACAGTGATGTGCGCGGCCTGACTGTCCTTCCGGCCCTGCGGAGGACATACCATATTGAATATGTCTACAGCTTTTTCACTCAGGAGTTCGTCTACTTCCTCTCAGTTCAGAGAGAGAACCCCGATTATGACTCATCTCCGTTTCAGACTCGCTTGGGCCGTCTCCCACGGAATGAATGGGAGATGAAGAGGTATCGTGAGGTGATCCTGGAGTGTCGGTTTGAACCGAAACGTCGGAGGAGGAATGTGGCCAGTGAGCCCTATAAGGATGTGGTGTACAATGTGGTCCAGGCAGCCCATTTTGGCAAGGCAGGCAGGGAACTGGCCGAGGAGTTaggggcggaggaggaggatgacatcCTCTACGGGGTTTTTGCTGTTACTGATGACAATGGAGTCACAGAACACGACTCGGCCCTGTGCGCCTTCCCCATGGACAACGTGAACAAAGCAATCGTAGATGGGGTGGATGACTGCTGCGAGTCTGGACCAGAGCAGCTCTCCAGAGGGCTCTGCCACTTCCAGCCTTGTGAGAGCTGTCCACATGAG AGCATGGAGAACAACGCCACATGCAGAGACCATCCTACTATGGTGTCGAAGCCCTACTACAGAGTGGACCTCTTCAACAGGCAGATGACAAACGTCCTGCTCACATCTTTGCTGGTCACAACCATAGAGAACAAGACTGTAGCCCATATTGGCACCTCCACTGGACGCCTGCTGCAG CTTGTATTGACAAGATCCAGCCCTATCATCTTTGCCAATTACTCTTTGGTGGAGAACCAGAGGGTCTCGTCCATCGCCGCTGTTTACTCATCAGAATATCTTCTCTTTGTGGTTGGAGACAAG ATGATCCAGGTGCCCCAGAGAGGGCCAGGCTGTCAACACTTCCTGACCTGCGCCATGTGTCTCACAGCCCCCAAATTCATGGGCTGTGGCTGGTGCTCTGGGGTGTGTTCCTGGGAGAGCGAGTGTCACAGTCGCTGGAGGAACGAGTCCTGCCCACCAGGGATCACTGGG TTCTTTCCGAGGACTGCTCCCCCTGACGGTCAGACAGAGGTAACGGTGTGTGGATGGGAGTTCCAGTCCCCCTCAAGGCCTGTCATCACCTCCAGGACCCACCAGGTCCGACTGGGACAGACTGCCTGCACTGTGCTTCCAGTCAAAAGCAACAGCACACA CCTGGTGTGCAAGATTCGCTCTGGGGCCACTGAGCTTTCCAAACCAGTCAACATTACAGTGGAGGTGCACGAGGGCAAGGTGGATGGACGTTACTCTATCGATGGGAAGGCAGAAATGCCAGGATTCACATTTGTG ATTCCCAACATCACAGAAATCCAGCCCAACTATGGGCCTCGTGTTGGGGGCACACTCATCACAGTGACTGGACCTCACTTGGATGCTGGGAAGACCAGGAGAGTCACTCTCAATGACGTTCCCTGTCCTATAAAGAG AGTCACAAAGCCCAAAGGCAATGTGTCCTCCATCATCTGTCTGTCCCAGCACATCTCAGAGGTGAGGGATGTCCCACTGAGTGTTTTCATCGACAAGTCTCCTGTTCTCACCACAAAGGTGTTTTACTACAAAGAAAACCCGCAGATTACAGCTGTCCTGCCTGGCTGTAGCTTTGACAG GGGGTCAAAGATTGTGATTGAGGGGGAGAACCTGGATTCTGTTTACCGCACCATCATCCGCTTTAAACCCAATGAGAGCCACTTGAAACCTGTGACAAGG gagTGCATAGGCAAGTCCCTGCCCACAAGGATGGAGTGTAGCTCTCCTGTGTTCCCCAGGGATGAGACCGAGGAAGGAGAGCTTTCTTTTGACATGGACGGAGCGTTGGGACTTTGGAACAAAGAGTTCTCCTACCACCCCTACGGCGAGCCCATACCTTTCGAAACAGAGGGACATGTGCTGAGTTTGTACCCTGGGTTTGACGAAGTGTCACTACAT CATCAAAAGCTGAATCTGGTGAGCTCCTGTATGACCATCATTATGACGGTGGCAGGTGTTAATTGTGATGCTAAAGTCCTGGATAATGAGATCACCTGCAGGATCCCCAAAAACATGACCATCCCCAGTGAGGGGCTGCCAGTGAAG ATCTCCATCAACGGGCAGGTCCACAATGTCGGCACGGTGGTGAGAGTCAGCAACCACTACATGGTGGGCATTGTTCTGGGGATCCTGGCGGCACTGGTGGCCGGGGCGGTGCTGGCATTCGTTGTCATGAAACatttgaggaagaagaagaaag cCTCCATGGTAGAGAGTCGTTTGGCTCATAGTGCTCACCGCTCTGGAAcaaataatgtggagctttccCCTGTTGGGGACTACAGGAGAG TAGTATCCCTGAGTCCACCGACACCGCTGGTGGGGCCGGTGGTGTTCCCCAGCCTGGCCTACGCTGCAGGCAGCATAGATCCTACGCTCACTCCCCTCATGCCTCCAGAGAAGATCTCCATCTCCAGTTTTAGGccagagctgctggaggaggtgaaggatgTTCTTATTCCCGCTGAGATGCTTATTGTGCAGCACCACCGGATCATAGGGAAGG GTCATTTTGGTACTGTCTATCATGGCTACTTCACTGaccacaacaacagagaaatCCACTGTGCTGTCAAGTCTTTGAATA GGATAACGGATGTCGAGGAGGTGGAGCAGTTTCTAAAGGAAGGTATCATTATGAAGGGTTTCCACCACAGCAATGTGCTGTCTCTGCTGGGCATCCTCCTGCCACAGGAAGGGCTCCCTCTAGTGGTGCTACCGTACATGAAACACGGGGACCTGCGGCACTTCATACGCTGCGAGAAGAGG AACCCCACCGTAAAGGATCTGATTGGCTTCGGGCTGCAGGTTGCCAAGGGGATGGAGTATTTGGCTCAGAAGAAGTTCGTGCACAGAGATCTCGCAGCACGCAACTGCAT GCTGGACGAGTCGTATACAGTCAAAGTGGCAGACTTTGGCATGGCCAGAGATGTTTTTGATAAGGAGTATTACAGTGTTCAGGATCACAGGAAGGCTAAGCTGCCTGTCAAGTGGATGGCCATCGAGAGTCTGCAGACCCAGAAATTTACCTCCAAGTCCGATGTG TGGTCCTTTGGTGTGCTGATGTGGGAGATGCTGACCAGAGGAGCGAGCCCCTACCCAGAGGTTGACCCTTACGACATAACACATTACTTACTGAAGGGCAGGAGGCTTCCCCAGCCTCAGTACTGCCCTGACCCTTT GTATAGTATTATGCTTCAGTGCTGGGACCCTGATTCAGAGTTGAGGCCTAGCTTTGCTACGTTGGTGTCGGCTGTCTCCACCATCCTGTCTGGCCTGGAGGGAGAACACTACATCAGTCTGAATGTTACCTACGTCAACTTGGACCAGCCTCGGCCCTACCCTGCCCTCACAGAGTCCGCTGACGAATACGACTCCACAGATAttgaagactcaggctcagtCTCTTCCTGa